The proteins below are encoded in one region of Mya arenaria isolate MELC-2E11 chromosome 15, ASM2691426v1:
- the LOC128219341 gene encoding iduronate 2-sulfatase-like, with protein sequence MNRAHTLLFLLYGFFLQCGARKNVLFIIVDDLRPDLGCFQGADFPTHDDPPPHTPHMDALAGSSLLVRRAYVQQAVCSPSRTSFLTGRRPDTTRVYDLETHFRSAGGNFTTLPQYFRNHGRRSIGIGKIFHQGIKDPLSWSEPDIYPGSSNWDRQNASWQFVPDNLLHANPLIDYKIAQSATKKLGEFATGGKYAHTPFFLAVGFIRPHLPFVSPASFGDLYPLNTLKLPSNNKAPVGMPEVAWFKSNEIRTQYEDIHRSSFTGEINNTIPNNIALDLRRAYYSAVSWVDSQVGVVLDELNRLGLADSTVISLVGDHGWQLGEHGIWGKSTNFELATHAPMMLKIPGLTDSGLSTRRIVEFVDLFPTLVEAVGLPKVSICPENSAHVSTCTEGESFMPLVHNTSADWKHVAFSQYQRHQHRTNIMGYSLRTERYRYTEWPEFSYQTFKPDWTKLHGVELYDHTVDPDENHNRADDTAYATLRANLSWRLHAGWRHASPSLHQAGPALVG encoded by the exons ATGAATAGAGCACACACATTGTTATTCTTACTATACGGATTCTTCTTGCAATGTGGCGCCCGAAAGAATGTATTGTTTATCATCGTGGATGACCTCCGCCCTGACCTCGGCTGCTTCCAGGGCGCCGATTTCCCGACCCATGACGATCCGCCGCCACACACGCCCCACATGGACGCTCTGGCCGGAAGTTCCCTTCTCGTGCGCCGCGCGTATGTGCAGCAGGCCGTATGTAGTCCCAGCAGGACATCCTTCCTAACAG GCCGGCGACCGGACACCACGCGCGTGTACGACCTGGAGACGCATTTCCGGTCTGCGGGCGGAAACTTCACCACTCTGCCACAGTACTTTCGGAATCATGGCCGCAGGTCTATCGGCATCGGCAAGATCTTTCATCAG GGCATTAAAGACCCCCTGTCCTGGTCTGAGCCCGACATCTACCCCGGCTCTTCCAACTGGGACCGGCAGAATGCCTCCTGGCAGTTCGTGCCCGATAATCTTCTCCATGCCAATCCCCTTATCGACTACAAGATAGCCCAGAGCGCCACCAAGAAACTTGGCGAGTTCGCAACGGGCGGGAAATATGCGCACACCCCATTCTTCCTCGCCGTGGGGTTTATTCGCCCCCACTTGCCGTTTGTCTCGCCGGCATCCTTCGGTGACCTGTATCCCTTAAACACTTTGAAACTTCCCAGCAATAATAAAGCACCCGTGGGTATGCCAGAAGTCGCCTGGTTTAAGAGTAATGAGATTCGAACACagtatgaagatattcataggTCAAGTTTTACTGGCGAAATCAACAATACGATACCAAACAATATTGCACTAGACTTAAGACGGGCTTACTACTCGGCGGTGAGTTGGGTAGACTCCCAGGTAGGTGTAGTTCTAGACGAGCTGAACAGACTGGGCCTCGCAGATAGCACAGTGATTTCACTAGTTGGCGACCACGGCTGGCAGCTGGGAGAACACGGCATCTGGGGGAAATCTACCAATTTCGAGCTGGCTACCCATGCTCCGATGATGCTGAAGATTCCCGGTTTAACTGACTCCGGCCTTAGCACCAGGCGTATTGTGGAGTTTGTGGACCTATTTCCAACGTTGGTAGAGGCTGTAGGCTTGCCCAAAGTTTCCATTTGCCCCGAAAATTCAGCCCATGTGAGCACATGTACGGAAGGGGAGAGTTTCATGCCCCTCGTTCACAACACGTCAGCAGACTGGAAGCATGTCGCGTTTTCTCAGTACCAGCGGCACCAACACCGAACGAACATTATGGGCTACTCGCTCCGCACGGAGCGCTACCGCTACACTGAGTGGCCCGAGTTTTCCTACCAGACTTTCAAACCCGACTGGACCAAGCTGCATGGTGTAGAACTGTACGATCACACCGTAGACCCTGACGAGAATCACAACAGGGCTGACGACACCGCGTATGCCACGCTGCGGGCAAACCTTAGTTGGCGGTTACATGCCGGCTGGAGGCACGCCAGCCCGTCCCTACATCAGGCCGGCCCGGCGTTAGTTGGGTGA
- the LOC128219942 gene encoding ras-related protein Rab-11B-like, which translates to MTTDGRCKCSHAGMASHFCEDEYAFIFKVVLVGDSGVGKSNLLLRYTRNEFYLDSKSTIGVEFATRTVDIEGRSVKAQVWDTAGQDRYRAITRAYYRGAVGAFIVYDIGNRMSFDNVPKWLREMRAHADNPDIVVMLVGNKTDLRHLRAVSTDEGATFAEKESMFFIETSALDASNVHIAFENILTEILRRTSSKPLADPEKPRALTLGGLTTPIKPTEDEKRGKSVLLPCCKI; encoded by the exons ATGACGACAGACGGACGCTGTAAGTGCTCCCACGCGGGAATGGCGAGTCACTTCTGCGAGGACGAGTACGCGTTCATCTTTAAAg TGGTGCTGGTGGGAGACAGCGGGGTGGGGAAGTCAAACCTGCTACTACGATACACAAGGAACGAGTTCTACCTGGACAGCAAATCAACCATCGGAGTGGAATTCGCCACACG TACAGTGGATATCGAGGGGCGGTCGGTGAAGGCTCAGGTCTGGGACACGGCCGGTCAGGACCGTTACAGGGCCATCACTCGCGC TTATTATCGAGGTGCCGTCGGGGCGTTTATTGTTTACGATATTGGCAACCGGATGTCATTCGACAACGTGCCAAAGTGGCTGCGCGAGATGCGCGCGCACGCGGATAACCCGGACATAGTTGTTATGCTGGTCGGCAACAAGACGGACCTTCGACACCTTAGGGCCGTCAGTACGGACGAGGGAGCGACATTCGCag AAAAGGAGTCGATGTTTTTTATCGAGACGTCAGCTCTGGATGCCAGTAACGTGCATATCGCGTTCGAAAACATTTTAACAG AAATCTTAAGGAGGACGTCATCCAAGCCCCTAGCTGACCCGGAGAAGCCCCGGGCCCTGACCCTGGGCGGTCTGACCACGCCAATTAAGCCCACAGAAGACGAAAAGCGCGGCAAATCTGTGCTCTTGCCATGCTGTAAGATCTGA